The Leucobacter sp. UCMA 4100 genome window below encodes:
- the truB gene encoding tRNA pseudouridine(55) synthase TruB, whose translation MVNGILFVDKDEEWTSHDAVAKARRVLGTRKVGHAGTLDPMATGLLTLGAGPSTRLLTHMVGLDKTYTATIRLGEATLSDDRMSEVTETAPEGAVEALTTERIEAALELLRGDITQVPSKVSAIRVDGKRSYDRVRSGEEVELKGRPVTIFAFVVHELRQAEGSAGQPVLDLDVTVHCSSGTYIRALARDLGSVLGVGGHLTALRRTAVGPFRLADHRELEAPLLGDEARASRRTPVTVDAVTTKDLADGHGAESTVTPTVVARALFDVIELDEQRAIDLSNGKRPDADRDDVALAAAIGPEEWLVGLVSVVKGRIKAVTNFPAPSTNEKGQQ comes from the coding sequence ATGGTCAACGGAATTCTCTTCGTCGATAAAGATGAGGAGTGGACGAGTCATGACGCCGTCGCCAAAGCGCGAAGGGTGCTCGGTACCCGCAAGGTCGGGCACGCGGGCACACTCGACCCCATGGCCACAGGCCTGCTCACGCTCGGGGCGGGGCCATCAACGAGGCTGCTCACCCACATGGTCGGGCTCGATAAGACGTATACGGCGACGATTCGCTTGGGCGAGGCGACGCTGAGCGACGACCGCATGAGCGAGGTGACTGAGACCGCGCCAGAAGGGGCCGTCGAGGCCCTCACCACCGAGCGGATCGAAGCCGCACTCGAGTTGTTGCGTGGTGATATTACGCAGGTTCCGAGCAAAGTAAGCGCCATTCGGGTTGACGGAAAGCGTTCGTACGACCGGGTGCGCTCTGGCGAAGAGGTCGAGCTCAAAGGCCGCCCCGTCACGATCTTCGCGTTCGTTGTTCACGAGCTGCGCCAGGCAGAAGGATCAGCCGGCCAGCCTGTGCTCGATCTTGATGTCACGGTGCACTGCTCGTCAGGAACCTACATTCGGGCGCTCGCACGCGACCTGGGCTCAGTGCTCGGGGTTGGCGGGCACCTGACGGCACTACGTCGTACCGCTGTCGGGCCGTTTCGCCTGGCCGACCACCGTGAACTCGAAGCGCCTCTGCTCGGCGACGAAGCACGGGCGTCACGGCGCACCCCCGTCACGGTTGACGCTGTTACGACCAAGGACCTCGCTGACGGGCACGGGGCAGAGAGCACGGTCACGCCGACCGTGGTCGCGAGAGCGCTCTTTGACGTTATCGAGCTTGATGAGCAGCGTGCGATCGACCTGTCGAATGGCAAGCGGCCCGATGCAGATCGCGACGATGTTGCGCTCGCGGCTGCGATAGGGCCGGAAGAGTGGCTCGTCGGCCTCGTGTCGGTGGTCAAGGGCAGAATCAAAGCGGTGACCAACTTTCCAGCGCCGTCAACGAATGAGAAAGGCCAGCAATGA
- a CDS encoding A/G-specific adenine glycosylase, translating to MLSDDDLSQRLNAWFRAEARPLPWRHPEVTAWGVLVSEFMSQQTQVERVAPRWQMWIERWPSAAELAAEAPGEAVKAWDRLGYPRRALWLHRTAEIIATEHDNVVPSDVEALLALPGVGTYTARAVAAFAYGERHPVVDTNTRRVLARVRHGIAQAGMPADRDLADLEEILPHDRAEAATFNAAIMELGAVICTARAPRCEVCPIADSCRWAAAGYPDNAPEKRPKQARFDGSDRQVRGRIMALMRKASAGVFPAEALEAARSGPLSDDEQPTRALESLVSDGLIVRYGAELQLP from the coding sequence GTGCTTTCTGATGACGATCTTTCGCAGCGCCTGAACGCGTGGTTTCGCGCTGAAGCGAGGCCCCTGCCCTGGCGTCACCCTGAGGTGACCGCGTGGGGTGTGCTCGTTTCAGAATTCATGTCGCAGCAAACACAGGTCGAACGCGTCGCTCCGCGATGGCAAATGTGGATCGAGCGCTGGCCATCTGCCGCCGAGCTCGCGGCCGAGGCGCCGGGCGAGGCTGTCAAAGCGTGGGATCGCCTCGGCTACCCGAGGCGAGCACTCTGGCTCCACCGCACGGCCGAGATCATTGCAACCGAGCACGACAACGTGGTGCCGAGCGACGTCGAAGCCCTCCTCGCGCTTCCTGGCGTCGGCACGTACACCGCCAGAGCCGTGGCAGCCTTCGCCTACGGCGAGCGTCACCCGGTCGTCGACACGAACACGCGCAGGGTGCTCGCAAGAGTGCGGCACGGCATCGCGCAGGCAGGCATGCCCGCCGACCGCGATCTCGCCGACCTCGAAGAGATTTTGCCCCATGACCGTGCCGAGGCGGCCACCTTCAACGCGGCCATCATGGAGCTCGGTGCCGTGATTTGCACAGCACGCGCGCCACGCTGCGAGGTCTGCCCCATTGCCGATTCGTGCCGCTGGGCTGCAGCCGGCTACCCAGACAACGCGCCAGAGAAGCGCCCGAAGCAGGCTCGCTTTGACGGCAGCGACCGGCAGGTGCGTGGTCGCATCATGGCGCTCATGCGAAAGGCCTCGGCCGGGGTCTTCCCAGCCGAGGCCCTCGAAGCGGCCCGTTCGGGGCCGCTCAGCGACGACGAGCAGCCAACGCGCGCCCTTGAATCGCTCGTGAGCGATGGGCTCATCGTGCGTTATGGCGCAGAACTGCAGCTGCCGTAA
- a CDS encoding bifunctional riboflavin kinase/FAD synthetase, whose protein sequence is MTRSSVIAIGKFEGVHRGHQHILARLIEEAAARDAEAVVFTFTQNPLSYLNPAKCPKPLMSPEQRAQTLLDVGIDRVIMVDFDEPFATLSPEAFVKQELVGANHVTHVIVGDDFRFGSKAAGTPEVLAELGKELGFSVEVIDEVADAEFGRISSSRIRQALDEGDVELAARLLGAPHQVRGLVVHGDARGRELGFPTANLGPFDGATQVDGYVPADGVYGGIAMVQGEPVIAAISVGNNPTFTPEGQSRVEAYLLDFEGDIYGEEITIDFTHRIRDMVAFTGLEALIETMNNDVARVRDLVQFELEHED, encoded by the coding sequence ATGACCCGTTCGAGCGTCATTGCAATAGGCAAGTTCGAAGGTGTGCACCGAGGCCACCAGCACATACTTGCTCGGCTCATTGAAGAGGCGGCAGCGCGCGATGCCGAGGCGGTCGTGTTTACGTTCACGCAAAACCCCCTGAGCTACCTCAACCCGGCCAAGTGCCCGAAGCCGCTCATGAGCCCCGAACAGCGGGCCCAGACGCTGCTTGACGTTGGTATCGACCGGGTGATCATGGTCGATTTCGACGAGCCCTTTGCGACGTTGAGCCCTGAGGCCTTTGTGAAGCAGGAGCTCGTCGGGGCAAATCACGTCACTCACGTGATCGTTGGCGATGACTTTCGCTTCGGCTCAAAGGCTGCCGGCACGCCCGAGGTGCTTGCCGAGCTTGGAAAAGAGCTTGGCTTCAGCGTCGAGGTTATTGACGAGGTTGCCGACGCCGAGTTTGGCCGTATCTCATCGAGCCGCATTCGTCAGGCGCTCGACGAGGGCGACGTCGAGCTTGCGGCCAGACTGCTTGGTGCACCGCACCAGGTTCGTGGCCTCGTCGTTCACGGAGATGCACGCGGGCGTGAGCTCGGTTTTCCGACCGCGAACCTCGGGCCCTTTGACGGGGCTACGCAGGTCGACGGCTATGTGCCCGCCGACGGCGTGTATGGCGGCATCGCGATGGTTCAGGGTGAGCCCGTGATCGCTGCAATCTCGGTTGGCAATAACCCGACGTTTACCCCCGAAGGGCAGTCGCGGGTCGAGGCCTACCTGCTCGACTTCGAGGGCGATATTTACGGTGAAGAGATCACCATCGACTTCACGCACCGCATTCGTGACATGGTCGCGTTCACAGGCCTCGAAGCGCTCATCGAAACGATGAACAACGACGTTGCTCGGGTGCGCGACCTCGTACAGTTCGAGCTTGAACACGAAGACTAA
- the rbfA gene encoding 30S ribosome-binding factor RbfA — protein sequence MTSPRVGKVAERIQQILSLRLQKGLRDPRLGFVTITDVRVTGDLQHASVFYTVYGTDEERADSAAALKAATGMLRSEVGRELGIRLTPTLEFIADELPENAQQMTTLLDEAKRRDAESAELAKNASYAGDEHAYKSDETEND from the coding sequence ATGACTAGCCCACGCGTAGGGAAAGTTGCTGAGCGTATTCAGCAGATTCTGTCGCTTCGCCTGCAAAAGGGTCTTCGTGACCCGAGGCTTGGCTTCGTCACCATCACTGACGTGCGGGTGACCGGTGATCTGCAGCACGCGAGCGTGTTCTACACCGTGTACGGCACCGATGAAGAGCGTGCAGACTCGGCTGCGGCCCTCAAAGCGGCGACCGGCATGCTGCGCAGCGAGGTCGGCCGCGAGCTCGGCATTCGTCTGACGCCCACGCTCGAATTCATCGCCGACGAGCTGCCCGAAAACGCGCAGCAGATGACGACCCTGCTCGACGAGGCCAAGCGCCGCGACGCAGAGTCGGCAGAGCTCGCAAAGAACGCTTCATACGCGGGCGATGAGCACGCGTACAAGAGCGACGAGACCGAGAACGACTAA
- the infB gene encoding translation initiation factor IF-2: MANPRVHEIAAELGIESKVVLAKLEEMGEFVKASSSSVAPPVARKVKNLLKESGVTGGSDAQGEAKPQAKPSPAKPGAAKPAAAKPGSAKPGAAKPAADKPATAKPVSPAAANKAAEKPAEKASPAAKPATQKPAAADAQASAPKPGGPKPAAAKPGAAKPADAKGQAPRPGNNPFSTNQGMAIPRPPRPGNNPFSSSQGMGKRPNPGNIPRPQAPRPGSPRPGAPRPGQGGGGRPRPGAPRPGQGQGQGQGQGQGARPGQGGGPGGFGAPRPGGGFPGRGRPGRGAGTAGAFGRGGSKGKARKSKRAKRQEFEMREAPSIGGVQVPRGNGSTPIRLRRGASLADFADKIDTSASNLVTILFHLGEMATATESLDESTFEILGDELGYKIQVVSPEDEDRELLEGFDIDIEAELEEESDDVLAARPPVVTVMGHVDHGKTSLLDAIRKADVGGGEAGGITQHIGAYQVHTTHDGNDRAITFIDTPGHEAFTAMRARGAQVTDIAILVVAADDGIMPQTIEALNHAQSAGVPIVVAVNKVDKDGANPAKVRQQLTEFNLVAEEYGGDVMFVDVSAKQGMGINELLDAVLLTADAGLDLRANPDKEARGVAIEAKLDKGRGAVATVLIESGTLRVGDAIVAGMAYGRVRAMSDENGDAVLEAGPSRPVLVQGLSTVPRAGDSFIVTSEDRTARQIAEKREAAERNAQLAKARKRISLEDFTKALEDGKVEALNLIIKGDVSGAVEALEESLMKIEVDDSVQLRILHRGVGAITASDIDLATIDNAIVIGFNVRPDVKARERAAREGIDIRFYNVIYSALEDIENSLKGMLKPEYEEVQSGVAEIREVFRSSKFGNIAGVIVRSGTITRNAKARVIRNGVVLADGLAIESLRRFKDDVTEVKTDYECGIGLGTFNDIQEGDEIETTEMVEKPRD, from the coding sequence GTGGCAAACCCACGCGTACACGAAATTGCTGCCGAATTGGGCATTGAAAGCAAGGTCGTACTAGCAAAACTTGAAGAGATGGGTGAGTTCGTGAAAGCGAGCTCTTCCAGCGTTGCACCTCCGGTAGCACGCAAAGTCAAAAACCTTTTGAAAGAATCGGGCGTTACGGGCGGTTCAGATGCTCAGGGCGAGGCGAAGCCACAGGCAAAGCCAAGCCCCGCGAAGCCCGGTGCTGCAAAGCCAGCCGCAGCAAAGCCCGGCTCGGCGAAGCCCGGTGCCGCAAAGCCCGCTGCAGACAAGCCCGCAACCGCGAAGCCAGTGAGCCCCGCGGCAGCCAACAAGGCCGCCGAGAAGCCCGCTGAGAAGGCAAGCCCCGCGGCGAAGCCCGCTACGCAGAAGCCCGCTGCGGCTGACGCTCAGGCATCGGCTCCGAAGCCGGGTGGCCCGAAGCCCGCGGCTGCAAAGCCCGGCGCTGCGAAGCCAGCCGACGCCAAGGGTCAGGCTCCGCGTCCCGGCAACAACCCGTTCTCGACGAACCAGGGTATGGCGATTCCTCGCCCGCCGCGTCCCGGCAACAACCCGTTCTCGTCGAGCCAGGGCATGGGCAAGCGTCCGAACCCCGGTAACATTCCGCGCCCGCAGGCTCCACGCCCGGGTTCACCTCGCCCCGGAGCTCCACGCCCCGGCCAGGGTGGCGGCGGTAGGCCACGCCCGGGTGCTCCGCGCCCAGGTCAGGGCCAGGGACAGGGTCAGGGTCAGGGCCAGGGCGCACGCCCCGGTCAGGGCGGTGGCCCCGGTGGCTTCGGCGCTCCACGCCCAGGCGGCGGCTTCCCAGGTCGCGGTCGTCCCGGCCGTGGCGCAGGTACCGCTGGCGCGTTTGGCCGTGGCGGATCGAAGGGCAAGGCACGCAAGTCGAAGCGGGCAAAACGGCAAGAATTTGAGATGCGCGAGGCGCCGTCGATTGGTGGCGTTCAGGTACCACGCGGCAACGGATCAACTCCGATCCGCCTTCGCCGAGGCGCATCACTCGCCGACTTCGCTGACAAGATCGATACGAGCGCCTCAAACCTCGTGACGATTCTCTTTCACCTCGGTGAAATGGCAACGGCAACCGAGTCGCTTGACGAGTCGACCTTCGAGATTCTCGGAGACGAGCTCGGCTACAAGATTCAGGTCGTTTCGCCAGAAGACGAAGACCGCGAGCTGCTCGAGGGCTTCGACATCGATATCGAGGCTGAGCTTGAAGAAGAGAGCGACGATGTTCTCGCGGCACGCCCACCGGTCGTGACCGTGATGGGTCACGTTGACCACGGTAAGACGAGCCTGCTCGATGCGATTCGCAAGGCAGACGTTGGTGGCGGCGAGGCCGGTGGCATCACCCAGCACATCGGTGCGTACCAGGTGCACACCACGCACGACGGCAACGACCGTGCGATCACCTTCATTGATACCCCGGGTCACGAGGCGTTCACCGCCATGCGTGCTCGTGGTGCTCAGGTCACTGACATCGCGATCCTCGTGGTTGCGGCCGATGACGGCATCATGCCGCAGACGATTGAGGCGTTGAACCACGCACAGTCGGCCGGCGTGCCGATCGTTGTCGCAGTGAACAAGGTCGATAAAGACGGTGCTAACCCAGCCAAGGTGCGTCAGCAGCTCACCGAGTTCAACCTCGTTGCTGAAGAGTACGGTGGCGACGTTATGTTCGTCGACGTTTCGGCGAAGCAGGGCATGGGCATCAATGAACTGCTCGACGCAGTGCTGCTCACCGCCGACGCTGGTCTCGACCTGCGCGCGAACCCCGATAAAGAGGCTCGTGGCGTCGCGATTGAGGCGAAGCTCGACAAGGGCCGCGGTGCTGTTGCAACCGTGCTCATCGAGTCGGGTACGTTGCGCGTTGGTGACGCGATTGTCGCAGGCATGGCCTACGGCCGTGTTCGCGCCATGAGCGACGAGAACGGTGACGCCGTGCTCGAGGCAGGGCCTTCACGCCCCGTGCTCGTTCAGGGCCTGTCGACCGTGCCACGCGCTGGCGACTCGTTCATCGTGACGAGCGAAGACCGCACCGCACGCCAGATCGCTGAGAAGCGTGAGGCTGCAGAGCGTAACGCACAGCTCGCGAAGGCACGCAAGCGCATCAGCCTTGAAGACTTCACGAAGGCACTTGAAGATGGCAAGGTTGAGGCACTCAACCTCATCATCAAGGGTGACGTTTCGGGTGCTGTTGAGGCACTGGAAGAGTCGCTCATGAAGATCGAGGTCGACGACTCGGTTCAGCTGCGTATTCTGCACCGCGGTGTTGGTGCGATTACCGCCAGCGACATCGACCTTGCAACGATTGACAACGCCATTGTCATCGGCTTCAACGTGCGCCCCGACGTCAAGGCTCGCGAGCGTGCAGCACGCGAGGGCATCGACATTCGTTTCTACAACGTGATCTACAGCGCTCTCGAAGACATCGAGAACTCGCTGAAGGGCATGCTGAAGCCAGAATACGAAGAGGTGCAGTCGGGCGTTGCCGAGATTCGCGAAGTGTTCCGCTCATCGAAGTTCGGCAACATTGCCGGCGTTATCGTGCGCAGCGGCACCATCACTCGAAATGCCAAGGCTCGCGTGATTCGCAACGGCGTTGTTCTCGCCGACGGTCTCGCGATCGAGTCACTGCGTCGCTTCAAGGATGACGTTACTGAGGTGAAGACCGACTACGAATGTGGTATCGGCCTCGGCACCTTCAACGACATTCAAGAGGGTGACGAAATCGAAACCACAGAGATGGTTGAGAAGCCCCGCGATTAA
- a CDS encoding YlxR family protein produces MEAIRSCVGCGVRASRSSLLRVVERDGRVVIDEGACLPGRGAWLHCSRACIERAMTRGGFPRALRVSGKLDTAELENRLETMMDNS; encoded by the coding sequence ATGGAAGCGATCCGATCTTGCGTTGGGTGCGGTGTGCGCGCTTCGAGGAGCTCTTTGCTCCGAGTCGTGGAGCGTGATGGCCGTGTAGTGATCGATGAGGGGGCATGTCTTCCTGGTCGTGGCGCATGGCTTCACTGCAGCCGAGCATGTATCGAACGAGCGATGACCCGCGGGGGCTTCCCGAGGGCGTTGCGGGTGTCAGGCAAACTCGACACCGCCGAACTAGAGAACAGGCTAGAAACGATGATGGACAACTCATGA